In the genome of Candidatus Ornithobacterium hominis, the window TAAGAAAAGACACTAAAATTTAGGAATTTCGGGCAAATATACGATAAATAAATGGATTATTCTCTTTTTTAAACGCAGAAAAAAGGGTGTAAAAACAAAATACAATTCATGTTGAATGTATATTATTGATAATCAATTCATTGAAAGCTAAAATAGGTAGAACTTCCAATTAAGGACTATTTTAAAAAAAGATTTCATGTCAAAATGTACATTATTCCTTTGATCGAGTAAAATAGTAACCTTCTACGAATAAGACTCAATACATTAAGCATTATATCACTTGTATTCAGTTAGATGCTACTCATACACGTTGTTGAGGGAAAAGAAGAATCTGCAGGTTATAAAGAAAGATAATAATATTTTTTTGGGCATAAATATAGAAAAGCTGTAGTTGTAAAAACACTATTGAAGATTCTAAACCTACACAATCAAGTACATTCACTGATTAAATAGTATTATAACTAAGTTTCAATATTTTTTAACTTTCCTTAGTTGAACATCAAAACAACTTTTAGCAAATCTTAAACGATTTTAAATATAGGGCAAAACTACAAAAGTTTTTTACTCTCACAAAGGCTTAGACAAGTTTTTTATTTTTTGTAGTAATTCTACTACATAGATAGGTAGTACATTGACATATTACCAGCCCCACACAAACGTGCGTTGCAAAGGTAATTTTTTTGGTTATATTGTCAAGATGTTGTACCTTTGCACTTAGAAGTTATTGAGAAAATAGGTATAATCAAATGAAATAAGAACTATTACTAAATCATTACCTAATCTTCTTGTAATTCCTGTATATTCTTTATTTTGAAAGAATTACAAAAGTAGTTTCAATTTTTTTTTAAAGCCTTAAAAAATTTTAGGGCAACAATTCTGGGTTAATGTCTAGAATATTTTCTTTATAATATTTCTCTAAAAATGCTGAAGTAAAATACTGACTCCCTTCTATATCTAAACTCCTCATGATTTCAGGGAAATTTAATTGCTTATATCGGGTTAGCATATTGCAACTCTGCGGGCGATAAGAGAAATGCCAAGGTTCATACTTAAAGCCTTTTCGTTTAGGCACATTGGTATAGACTTCATAAAACCCAAAGCCTTCGGCCTTTTCATCCAGCCATTTTTTTAAATCCGCATACACTCCTTTGCCTGTAAAATGTTCTGCACTAAGGGGATTCTCAGGGGTAGTTTTGCTTAAATCTATCACGTCTACTTCAGTTGCCCAATGATGCCGAGAGGTGCCAGGAATAGTAGAATATTCTACAATTTTTAAGATGGATTCCTTTGGGCTGAGACCTTGTTGTGTGAATTTCTTATATTTATTATTCCAAATTCTCTTCTGATGCTCAAAAGAACGATAACTGCTGACGGCAAAAATACGAAATCCTTCTTTTTTTGCTTCCTTAGCTAATTTATCAAACGAGGCAGACGCTTCCTTTAGCAATTGATATGATTGACCATACAATTGACGTTTCGATTTCCCCAACAAATCATTTTGAGTGATTTCATATCCAAATTTTGGGAAGTTAGGGACTAAA includes:
- a CDS encoding M15 family metallopeptidase, with amino-acid sequence MRRRKFIKINSLALGAILVPNFPKFGYEITQNDLLGKSKRQLYGQSYQLLKEASASFDKLAKEAKKEGFRIFAVSSYRSFEHQKRIWNNKYKKFTQQGLSPKESILKIVEYSTIPGTSRHHWATEVDVIDLSKTTPENPLSAEHFTGKGVYADLKKWLDEKAEGFGFYEVYTNVPKRKGFKYEPWHFSYRPQSCNMLTRYKQLNFPEIMRSLDIEGSQYFTSAFLEKYYKENILDINPELLP